A window of the Macaca nemestrina isolate mMacNem1 chromosome X, mMacNem.hap1, whole genome shotgun sequence genome harbors these coding sequences:
- the LOC105485092 gene encoding LOW QUALITY PROTEIN: heat shock transcription factor, X-linked (The sequence of the model RefSeq protein was modified relative to this genomic sequence to represent the inferred CDS: inserted 1 base in 1 codon), producing the protein MEDKPSLSVALCEERNARGQGHGLDRVPFPPQLHSETYLHPADPSPAWDDPVSTGSPNFRLLTEEIAFQALAEEASFRRPRPDGDIPPQGEDNLLSLPFPQKLWRLVSSNQFSSIWWDEGGASIVINQKLFEKEILERDVAHKVFATDSIKSFFRQLNLYGFRKRRQCSFRTLTHVFPAQRPVSILNKLEFYCHPYFQRDSPHLLVRMKRRVGIKSAPGHQEEDKPEAAGSCLAPADTEQQDHTSPNENDQVTPQHQEAVGPNTQIRSVSALPASPVMVPDPAMASDNTPVTQPAGEWSEGSQAHVTPVAAVPGPAAQPFLSVPGSPTQMNSYRPVVALPTASPSTLAMETTGLPAPGMLPFCHLWVPVTLVAAGAAQPVVSMAMFPHPLALHHHCPHSHRTSQYMPASDGPXAYPDYADQRT; encoded by the exons ATGGAGGACAAGCCATCACTGAGTGTGGCTCTCTGTGAAGAAAGAAATGCGAGAGGACAGGGTCATGGCTTGGACAGGGTGCCTTTTCCTCCCCAGTTGCACTCAGAGACCTACCTTCACCCAGCAGATCCTTCCCCTGCCTGGGATGACCCAGTGTCCACTGGGAGCCCTAACTTCAGGCTGCTGACAGAAGAAATCGCTTTCCAAGCTCTGGCCGAGGAGGCTTCGTTCAGAAGGCCGCGCCCTGATGGTGACATCCCGCCCCAGGGAGAAGACaatctcctctccctcccttttccgcAGAAACTGTGGAGACTGGTCAGCAGCAATCAGTTTTCATCCATCTGGTGGGATGAAGGAGGGGCTTCTATAGTGATCAATCAAAAACTCTTTGAAAAGGAGATTCTCGAAAGGGACGTCGCACACAAAGTGTTTGCCACGGATTCAATAAAGAGCTTCTTCCGCCAGCTAAACTTGTATGGCTTCCGAAAACGGCGTCAATGCTCTTTCAGGACCCTCACCCACGTTTTCCCTGCACAAAGGCCGGTCTCCATCTTGAATAAG TTAGAGTTCTACTGCCATCCCTACTTTCAAAGAGACTCCCCTCACCTCCTCGTGAGGATGAAGAGAAGAGTGGGCATCAAGTCTGCACCAGGACATCAGGAGGAGGACAAGCCAGAAGCTGCTGGATCCTGTCTGGCACCAGCAGACACTGAGCAACAAGATCACACATCTCCGAATGAGAATGATCAGGTCACACCGCAACACCAGGAAGCGGTGGGTCCCAACACCCAAATCAGAAGTGTCTCTGCTCTACCAGCAAGTCCTGTGATGGTGCCCGATCCCGCCATGGCAAGTGACAACACTCCAGTGACCCAGCCAGCCGGCGAGTGGTCAGAGGGCAGCCAGGCTCACGTCACTCCGGTGGCCGCTGTCCCTGGGCCTGCAGCGCAGCCATTCCTCTCTGTCCCCGGATCTCCCACCCAGATGAATTCTTACAGGCCTGTGGTGGCCCTTCCCACAGCGTCCCCCAGTACCCTTGCCATGGAGACCACAGGACTTCCTGCGCCTGGCATGCTGCCCTTTTGCCATCTCTGGGTGCCGGTGACCCTAGTGGCTGCTGGGGCTGCACAGCCTGTTGTCTCCATGGCCATGTTCCCCCATCCCCTAGCTCTGCACCACCATTGCCCCCACAGCCACCGCACATCACAGTACATGCCAGCTAGCGATGGCC AGGCATACCCAGACTATGCAGACCAGCGCACATAG
- the LOC105485056 gene encoding melanoma-associated antigen 9: MSLEQRSPHCKPDEDPEAQREDLGQMGAQDPTGEEQEASSSSDEEEEVSAAGSSSPPQSPQGGSSSSTSVYYTLWSQFDEGSSSQEDEGPSTSVDLAHLEFMFQEALKLKVAELVRFLLHKYRVKKPVTKAEMLESVIKNYKHYFPVIFGKASEFMQLIFGTEVKEVDPAGPSYILVTALGLSCDSMLGNDHSMPKAALLIIILGVILTKDNCAPEEVIWEALSVMGVYVGMEHVFYGEPRKLLTQDWVQENYLEYRQVPGSDPAHYEFLWGSKAHAETNYEKVINYLVMVNAREPICYPSLYEEAFGGEQEGV; this comes from the coding sequence ATGTCTCTTGAGCAGAGGAGTCCGCACTGCAAGCCTGATGAAGACCCTGAAGCCCAAAGAGAGGACTTGGGCCAGATGGGTGCACAGGATCCCACAGGCGAGGAGCAGGAGGCTTCCTCCTCCtctgatgaggaggaggaggtgtcTGCTGCTGGGTCATCAAGTCCTCCCCAGAGTCCTCAGGGAggctcttcctcctccacttccGTCTACTACACTTTATGGAGCCAATTCGATGAGGGCTCCAGCAGTCAAGAAGATGAAGGGCCAAGCACCTCGGTCGACCTAGCTCACCTAGAGTTCATGTTCCAAGAAGCACTGAAATTGAAGGTGGCTGAGTTGGTTCGTTTCCTGCTCCACAAATATCGAGTCAAGAAGCCGGTCACAAAGGCAGAAATGCTGGAGAGTGTCATCAAAAATTACAAGCACTACTTTCCTGTAATCTTCGGCAAAGCCTCCGAGTTCATGCAGCTGATCTTTGGCACTGAGGTGAAGGAGGTGGACCCCGCCGGCCCCTCCTACATCCTTGTCACTGCTCTTGGCCTCTCATGCGATAGCATGCTGGGTAACGATCATAGTATGCCCAAGGCTGCCCTCCTGATCATTATCCTGGGTGTGATCTTAACCAAAGACAACTGCGCCCCCGAAGAGGTTATCTGGGAAGCGTTGAGTGTGATGGGGGTGTATGTTGGGATGGAGCACGTTTTCTATGGGGAGCCCAGGAAGCTGCTCACCCAAGATTGGGTGCAGGAAAACTACCTGGAGTACCGGCAGGTGCCCGGCAGTGATCCTGCGCACTATGAGTTCCTGTGGGGTTCAAAGGCCCATGCTGAAACCAACTATGAGAAGGTCATAAATTATTTGGTCATGGTCAATGCAAGAGAGCCCATTTGCTACCCATCCCTTTATGAAGAGGCTTTTGGGGGGGAACAAGAGGGAGTCTGA